One genomic region from Streptomyces sp. NBC_00582 encodes:
- a CDS encoding FMN-dependent NADH-azoreductase, which translates to MNLFRLDASIRTEGSVSRALADTAEKAWLAEHPGGVVTRRDLGVHPLPGDAWTALAHEVVNPAAPAPAEAHELLDRLGAELLAADAFLFAVPMYNWNVPEQVKTWIDLILKHDQVGIHGDQPLKGKPALLTLSRGGGYGPGSPKEGWDYATPYLRRILADVFGLDLQIAEAELTHAFWNPEMAHLRGLAEESMKTGHEDAAEHGLRIAKLSRA; encoded by the coding sequence ATGAACCTGTTCCGTCTCGACGCGAGCATCCGTACCGAAGGATCGGTGAGCCGCGCCCTCGCGGACACCGCCGAGAAGGCGTGGCTCGCCGAGCACCCCGGCGGCGTCGTGACCCGGCGCGACCTCGGGGTCCACCCGCTGCCCGGGGACGCGTGGACCGCGCTCGCCCACGAAGTCGTCAACCCGGCCGCACCGGCCCCGGCCGAGGCGCACGAGCTCCTCGACCGCCTCGGCGCCGAACTCCTCGCCGCCGACGCGTTCCTGTTCGCGGTGCCGATGTACAACTGGAACGTCCCGGAACAGGTCAAGACCTGGATCGACCTGATCCTGAAGCACGATCAGGTGGGGATACACGGTGACCAGCCGCTCAAGGGCAAGCCGGCGCTGCTGACGCTGAGCCGGGGCGGCGGCTACGGGCCCGGCTCGCCGAAGGAGGGCTGGGACTACGCCACGCCCTACCTGCGCAGGATCCTGGCCGACGTCTTCGGCCTCGACCTGCAGATCGCCGAGGCGGAGCTGACCCACGCGTTCTGGAACCCGGAGATGGCGCACCTGCGAGGGCTGGCCGAGGAGTCGATGAAGACGGGGCACGAGGATGCCGCCGAGCACGGGCTGCGCATCGCCAAGCTGAGCAGGGCCTGA
- a CDS encoding transposase family protein: protein MLVKLGPLDAGRIADLRPYLGSVPDPRSRRGRWYSLTAILLVCVCAVVSGARSIDELALWGQRASDALLSVIGIRRHLLGWRRTPSPLAVPQASSLTGLANQISF from the coding sequence GTGCTGGTGAAGCTGGGTCCGCTGGATGCCGGTCGGATCGCGGACCTGCGTCCCTACCTCGGCTCGGTGCCCGACCCGCGCTCCCGGCGGGGCCGGTGGTACTCGCTGACCGCGATCCTGCTGGTGTGTGTCTGCGCGGTCGTCTCGGGAGCGAGGAGTATCGACGAACTCGCTTTATGGGGCCAGCGTGCCTCGGACGCGCTGCTGTCGGTCATCGGGATCCGGCGCCACCTGCTCGGATGGCGGCGTACTCCGTCGCCCCTGGCCGTGCCGCAGGCTTCGTCGTTGACAGGACTGGCTAATCAAATTAGCTTCTAG
- a CDS encoding alpha/beta hydrolase: MEMPYQPLPIDQADVRYIHGPDSALQPGVPAGETVEFEWRDSEVYPGTFRKFWVHVPAQYDPAEPASLMVFQDGWWYLDPAGEVRGAIVLDNLIHRGDIPVTIGVFVDPGVFPDAEHPKNRNNEYDAFDDRYVTFLLTEIIPQVAERYAIARSPEQWGICGGSSGGNCAFTAAWLRPDKFRRVIAYLSSFAQMPDGNPYPYLISRLPRKPLRIFMQGGHRDLHWNEPRRNWLAENLRVAAALAEAGYDFRLVLGDGGHSPNHGGVLLPDALRWLWRPNED, encoded by the coding sequence ATGGAGATGCCCTACCAGCCACTTCCGATCGACCAGGCCGACGTGCGCTACATCCACGGACCCGATTCCGCTCTCCAACCAGGTGTGCCCGCTGGCGAGACGGTCGAGTTTGAGTGGAGGGACAGCGAGGTCTACCCGGGAACCTTCCGGAAGTTCTGGGTACACGTCCCTGCCCAGTACGACCCGGCGGAACCGGCATCCCTGATGGTGTTCCAGGACGGATGGTGGTACCTGGACCCCGCAGGGGAGGTACGCGGCGCGATCGTCCTGGACAACCTCATTCACCGCGGCGACATCCCCGTCACCATCGGCGTGTTCGTCGATCCTGGCGTCTTCCCCGATGCGGAGCACCCAAAGAACCGCAACAACGAGTACGACGCCTTCGACGACCGGTACGTCACCTTCCTCCTCACCGAGATCATCCCGCAGGTCGCGGAGCGCTACGCCATCGCCCGGTCGCCCGAACAGTGGGGCATCTGCGGCGGGAGCAGCGGCGGCAACTGCGCCTTTACCGCCGCGTGGCTGCGTCCGGACAAGTTCCGCCGCGTCATCGCATACCTGTCCAGCTTCGCGCAGATGCCGGACGGCAATCCCTACCCCTACCTCATCTCCCGCCTCCCCCGCAAGCCGCTGCGCATCTTCATGCAAGGCGGCCACCGCGACCTGCACTGGAACGAGCCACGGCGGAACTGGCTCGCCGAAAACCTGCGCGTGGCAGCCGCTCTCGCTGAAGCGGGCTACGACTTCCGCCTCGTCCTGGGAGACGGCGGACACAGCCCCAACCACGGCGGTGTCCTGCTGCCGGACGCGCTGCGCTGGCTGTGGCGGCCCAACGAGGATTGA
- a CDS encoding sensor histidine kinase → MKRARALWARVPAPVVDLVLVVAAAVDVWLNLWDDTRLGVSLAMLGCAALAFGRRFPLGVFLLTLPIALTQPVAVAPLAALFMLAERSRNRPLLAVCVALTAVANSTPWPLAGLTEVGRTMTLVTFVYSLATAAAPVLIAQLLQTHSDLARRLVEIEEAREHERALHAQAVLARERAELAREMHDVVSHQVSLIAIRAGALQVSAKDADAQEAARTIRSLSVTTLDELRTMVTLLRASGGGATELTPQPTLADLRQLVESSGTHVELSGELPPAVGTPVQRALYRTVQEALTNVRKHAPGGTACVELWQDGDDIGVTVTNSAPTRPSLPLPGSQQGLVGLRERAEILRGTLDAGPTAEGGYRVRLRIPLGAD, encoded by the coding sequence ATGAAGCGTGCCCGCGCGCTGTGGGCGCGTGTCCCCGCGCCGGTCGTCGACCTCGTCCTGGTGGTGGCAGCGGCCGTGGACGTGTGGCTGAACCTGTGGGACGACACGCGCCTGGGCGTGTCGCTGGCCATGCTCGGCTGCGCCGCGTTGGCGTTCGGACGCCGGTTCCCGCTCGGCGTGTTCCTGCTCACCCTGCCCATCGCGCTGACGCAGCCCGTCGCCGTCGCTCCGCTCGCGGCGCTGTTCATGCTGGCCGAGCGTTCCCGCAACCGCCCTCTCCTCGCGGTGTGCGTTGCCCTGACCGCCGTCGCCAACAGCACTCCGTGGCCCCTGGCCGGCCTCACCGAGGTCGGCCGGACCATGACGCTGGTCACCTTCGTGTACAGCCTGGCGACCGCCGCCGCGCCGGTCCTCATTGCACAACTTCTGCAGACGCATAGCGACTTGGCACGGCGGCTTGTCGAGATCGAGGAGGCCAGGGAACACGAGCGGGCGCTGCACGCCCAGGCTGTGCTCGCCCGTGAACGCGCCGAACTGGCCCGCGAGATGCACGACGTGGTCTCCCACCAGGTCAGCCTGATCGCCATACGGGCCGGAGCCCTGCAGGTCTCCGCCAAGGACGCGGACGCCCAGGAGGCCGCACGCACGATCCGTTCGCTGAGCGTCACCACGCTCGATGAACTGCGCACCATGGTCACGCTGCTGCGCGCATCCGGCGGCGGCGCCACCGAGCTGACTCCTCAGCCCACCTTGGCCGACCTGCGCCAACTGGTGGAATCAAGCGGCACTCACGTGGAGTTGTCGGGTGAGCTGCCGCCCGCCGTGGGCACACCCGTGCAACGAGCCCTCTACCGCACCGTCCAGGAGGCGTTGACCAACGTCCGCAAGCACGCTCCCGGTGGCACGGCGTGCGTCGAGCTGTGGCAGGACGGCGACGACATCGGAGTGACGGTGACCAACAGCGCGCCCACGCGTCCCTCCCTGCCCCTCCCGGGTTCACAGCAGGGCTTGGTCGGTCTGCGGGAACGGGCCGAGATTCTGCGCGGCACCCTGGATGCGGGCCCGACCGCGGAGGGCGGCTACCGGGTGCGGCTGAGGATTCCCCTCGGCGCGGACTGA
- the lgt gene encoding prolipoprotein diacylglyceryl transferase: protein MTLAFIPSPSVGEVQLGPLPLRGYSLMLILGIAAAVWLGGRRWAARGGEKTVVTDVALWAVPFGVVGARLYHVITSSEPYFGKGGDPAKALFIWDGGIGIWGAIAGGAVGAWIGCRRSGVPLSAYADAVAPGIALGQAIGRWGNWFNQELYGRATALPWALEIDPAHRPEDTPNLATYHPAFLYESLWCLGVVALVLWADRRFRLDRGRAFALYAAAYAAGRFWIEYLRVDEAHHILGLRLNDWTALLVVAVAVHYLVATTPRAAGRRDGVDVGRL, encoded by the coding sequence GTGACCTTGGCCTTCATTCCCAGCCCGTCCGTCGGTGAGGTCCAGCTGGGGCCACTGCCGCTGCGCGGTTACTCGCTGATGCTGATCCTCGGCATCGCCGCCGCCGTGTGGCTGGGTGGCCGTCGATGGGCCGCACGCGGCGGAGAGAAGACCGTCGTGACGGACGTCGCTCTGTGGGCGGTCCCCTTCGGCGTGGTCGGCGCCCGCCTCTACCACGTGATCACCTCCAGCGAGCCGTACTTCGGCAAGGGTGGTGATCCGGCCAAGGCCCTTTTCATCTGGGACGGCGGTATCGGTATCTGGGGCGCCATCGCCGGCGGTGCCGTCGGAGCCTGGATCGGCTGCCGCCGTAGCGGCGTTCCGCTGTCCGCGTACGCCGACGCCGTCGCTCCCGGCATCGCACTGGGGCAGGCCATCGGCCGCTGGGGCAACTGGTTCAACCAGGAGCTCTACGGGCGGGCCACCGCCCTCCCCTGGGCCCTGGAGATCGACCCCGCGCACCGGCCTGAGGACACCCCGAACCTGGCCACGTATCACCCGGCGTTCCTGTACGAGTCGTTGTGGTGTCTCGGCGTGGTCGCCCTGGTCCTGTGGGCGGATCGCCGTTTCCGTCTCGACCGGGGGCGGGCGTTCGCGCTGTACGCCGCCGCGTACGCCGCAGGTCGCTTCTGGATCGAGTACCTGCGGGTGGACGAGGCCCACCACATCCTCGGCCTGCGCCTGAACGACTGGACCGCGCTGCTGGTTGTCGCCGTCGCCGTCCACTACCTCGTGGCTACGACACCGCGCGCAGCCGGCAGGCGTGACGGCGTCGACGTCGGCCGTCTCTGA
- a CDS encoding FAD-dependent oxidoreductase: MSTRPLRVIIIGGGIGGLCLAQGLHAAGIDVAVLERDAALDARLQGYRLNIEPVGSRALHDCLPAHLWQILMATAGHPGPGMGVFTERLQLLMREDAPPAERDPSEQTHAVSRITLRRLLLAGLDDVVHFGKEFTGYRQNADGTVTALFADGTSATGDLLVGADGANSRVRRQLLPHARRTPVPGVGIGGKLRLDDKATWLPEEMTSTKNMFLPKRDFLFTAVFRRRETDGASIERIGEQMRAAGLDPDLLVQDAKDDDYVMWAYVAHSRALPADLADASTGERGQHLRELVASRLTDWHPDLHKLIAQTPADTIERFDFATAERVKPWPTTNVTLLGDAIHSMPPVGGLGGNAALYDAGALRRALIAANRGENDLFPALAEYERAMLNNGFAAVRAATMYLRLATLPSRAVRTVARTFFRLCGAIPPLRRTIFSD; this comes from the coding sequence ATGTCCACACGTCCACTCCGGGTCATCATCATCGGCGGCGGCATCGGCGGCCTGTGCCTGGCGCAGGGCCTGCACGCCGCCGGGATCGACGTCGCGGTCCTCGAACGCGATGCCGCCCTCGACGCCCGGCTGCAGGGATACCGGCTCAACATCGAACCGGTCGGCAGCAGGGCACTGCATGACTGCCTTCCCGCGCATCTGTGGCAGATCCTGATGGCCACCGCCGGTCATCCCGGGCCCGGCATGGGGGTCTTCACCGAGCGTCTTCAGCTGCTGATGCGCGAGGACGCCCCGCCCGCGGAGCGTGACCCGTCCGAACAGACGCACGCGGTCAGCCGGATCACGTTGCGGCGGCTGTTGCTTGCCGGTCTGGACGACGTCGTCCACTTCGGCAAGGAGTTCACCGGTTACCGGCAGAACGCCGACGGCACCGTCACCGCCCTGTTCGCCGACGGCACCTCAGCCACCGGCGACCTGCTGGTCGGCGCCGATGGCGCTAACTCTCGCGTGCGGCGCCAACTGCTCCCCCACGCACGGCGGACCCCCGTACCCGGCGTCGGGATCGGCGGCAAACTCCGGCTCGACGACAAGGCGACGTGGCTGCCCGAGGAGATGACCAGCACCAAGAACATGTTCCTGCCCAAGCGGGACTTCCTGTTCACGGCGGTGTTCCGTCGCCGGGAGACCGATGGGGCCAGCATCGAGCGGATCGGTGAACAGATGCGGGCCGCCGGCTTGGACCCGGACCTCCTCGTTCAGGACGCCAAGGACGACGACTACGTCATGTGGGCCTACGTCGCCCACTCGCGTGCGCTGCCCGCCGACCTGGCCGACGCCTCGACGGGTGAGCGCGGACAACACCTGCGCGAGCTGGTCGCCTCCCGCCTGACCGACTGGCATCCCGACCTGCACAAGCTGATCGCCCAGACGCCTGCCGACACCATTGAGCGATTCGACTTCGCCACCGCCGAGCGAGTGAAGCCATGGCCGACCACCAACGTGACCCTGCTGGGCGATGCCATCCACTCCATGCCGCCGGTCGGAGGACTCGGCGGCAACGCCGCGCTCTACGACGCAGGCGCACTGCGCCGCGCGTTGATCGCGGCCAACCGGGGTGAAAACGACTTGTTCCCCGCTCTCGCCGAGTACGAACGCGCGATGCTGAACAACGGCTTCGCCGCCGTGCGAGCCGCGACCATGTACCTGCGCCTGGCCACCCTGCCCAGCCGCGCGGTCCGAACTGTCGCACGGACGTTCTTTCGGCTGTGCGGCGCCATCCCCCCACTCCGCCGCACGATCTTCTCGGACTGA
- a CDS encoding TetR/AcrR family transcriptional regulator, protein MPRAGLDPAAVVAAGAALADEVGFANLTMGLLAERVGVRTPSLYKHVGNQEDLNRRIATLALNEAAGAVGSAVQGHAGRDALAAAARGFRAFVLEHPGRYAATIGMEPSDPDDPLATAGLRLLDAFTAVLRGYEIAESDVDHALRTLRSLCHGFATLQAGNAFQWSADIDESFEWLIAFADRGLRAM, encoded by the coding sequence GTGCCTAGGGCCGGCCTGGACCCGGCGGCCGTCGTCGCGGCCGGTGCCGCCCTCGCCGACGAGGTGGGCTTCGCCAACCTGACGATGGGCTTGCTGGCCGAGCGGGTGGGCGTGCGCACCCCGTCCCTGTACAAGCACGTGGGCAACCAGGAAGACCTCAACCGGCGCATCGCGACCCTGGCCCTGAACGAGGCCGCCGGCGCCGTCGGCAGTGCGGTCCAGGGGCACGCGGGCCGCGACGCCCTGGCGGCCGCGGCACGTGGCTTCCGCGCCTTCGTCCTTGAGCACCCCGGCCGGTACGCCGCGACGATCGGCATGGAACCGTCCGACCCGGACGATCCGCTGGCCACGGCCGGCCTGCGGCTGCTCGACGCGTTCACGGCGGTCCTGCGCGGCTACGAGATCGCGGAGTCCGACGTGGACCACGCCCTGCGCACGCTCCGCAGCCTCTGCCACGGCTTCGCCACGTTGCAGGCGGGCAACGCCTTCCAGTGGAGCGCCGACATCGACGAGAGCTTCGAGTGGCTGATCGCCTTCGCCGACCGCGGCCTGCGCGCCATGTGA
- a CDS encoding response regulator transcription factor, whose product MIRVVVVDDEALVRSGFELILGASEDIEVVATAGGGDAVGTVRRERPDVVLLDIRMPDVDGLTVLRELRKMPDAPVVAMLTTFDADEYILTALNCGAAGFLLKDTEPEQLAHLVRTLAAGGVVLSPKASRALLHGHRGTEAAVDEEAARVRLLTAREREVLVLVAEGLSNADVGARIYLGAGTVKDHVSAILAKLRVTSRVQAALLAQRAGLLDERPRSEAGR is encoded by the coding sequence GTGATACGGGTAGTGGTGGTGGACGACGAGGCACTGGTCCGCTCGGGCTTCGAACTCATTCTGGGTGCCTCGGAGGACATCGAGGTTGTCGCGACCGCGGGCGGGGGCGACGCCGTGGGGACCGTCCGCCGGGAGCGGCCGGACGTGGTGCTGCTGGACATCCGTATGCCGGACGTCGACGGGCTCACCGTCCTGCGCGAGCTGCGGAAGATGCCGGACGCTCCGGTGGTGGCGATGCTCACGACGTTCGACGCCGACGAGTACATCCTGACCGCGCTGAACTGCGGTGCGGCCGGTTTCCTGCTGAAGGACACCGAGCCGGAGCAACTCGCCCACTTGGTGCGCACCCTGGCCGCGGGCGGTGTGGTGCTCTCCCCCAAGGCGTCGCGGGCCCTGCTGCACGGTCACCGCGGTACTGAGGCGGCCGTCGACGAGGAGGCCGCCCGGGTCCGGTTGCTCACCGCGCGTGAGCGTGAGGTCCTCGTCCTGGTGGCGGAGGGGCTGTCGAACGCCGACGTCGGTGCGCGCATCTACCTGGGCGCCGGCACGGTCAAGGATCACGTCAGCGCAATCCTCGCGAAACTTCGGGTGACGAGCCGGGTGCAGGCCGCGCTGCTGGCGCAGCGGGCCGGTCTGCTCGACGAGCGCCCACGGTCGGAAGCCGGACGATGA
- a CDS encoding response regulator: MRTSAGPTIRVLLADDHPVVRDGLAAMLSTQPDLTVVGEAATGAEALRQTASLAPDVVLMDLQMPGMDGTTATAAIRAAHPEVRVLVLTTYDTDADITAAVDAGAVGYLLKDTGRHELCEAVRTAARGGAALSPTVAAKVLAHMRGDRGAGLSGRELEVLSAVARGQSNKQIARALRLSEATVKTHLLHIYAKLDVRDRTAAVTAALGRGIIRMD, from the coding sequence ATGAGGACGTCGGCCGGTCCCACGATCCGAGTCCTCCTCGCCGACGACCACCCCGTGGTCCGTGACGGGCTTGCCGCCATGCTCTCCACCCAGCCCGATCTCACGGTCGTCGGCGAAGCCGCCACCGGCGCCGAGGCACTGCGCCAGACCGCCTCTCTCGCACCCGACGTCGTGCTGATGGACCTGCAGATGCCCGGCATGGACGGCACGACCGCGACCGCCGCCATTCGTGCCGCCCACCCCGAGGTGCGGGTACTCGTCCTGACCACCTACGACACGGACGCCGACATCACTGCCGCCGTCGACGCCGGCGCAGTCGGCTACCTGCTCAAGGACACCGGACGACACGAGCTCTGCGAGGCCGTTCGGACCGCGGCTCGCGGAGGCGCGGCATTGTCGCCCACCGTGGCCGCCAAGGTCCTCGCCCATATGCGCGGCGACCGGGGCGCCGGCTTGTCCGGCAGGGAGCTCGAAGTCCTGTCCGCCGTGGCCCGGGGGCAGAGCAACAAACAGATCGCCCGCGCCCTGCGCCTGTCGGAGGCCACCGTCAAGACCCATCTGCTGCACATCTACGCCAAGCTCGACGTCCGCGACCGGACCGCCGCCGTCACCGCCGCACTGGGCAGGGGAATCATCCGCATGGACTGA
- a CDS encoding SMI1/KNR4 family protein: MDSRISRIRSKLAKLPYQVQRSHSMGAERHAFRLGPRISTVQADLFEGEHHIELPLAYRAFLVELGGSGAGPFYGLLPLEECRLFTMDRLPPDGSPRGFHHVNHPNALQGDLFLHIIEMGCTDLCLIGVTGPLKGRMLTGNADGFWPPNVSSARDFLSWYERWLDHMRDGKDNGALGLTSPATVASAPWGPRARARNTLRPQAAEH; this comes from the coding sequence ATGGACTCCCGGATATCGCGGATACGCTCCAAGCTGGCGAAACTGCCGTACCAGGTGCAGCGCAGCCATTCGATGGGTGCCGAGCGCCACGCTTTTCGCCTTGGCCCGCGCATCAGTACCGTGCAGGCAGACCTCTTCGAAGGCGAACACCACATCGAATTGCCGTTGGCCTACCGCGCATTCCTGGTCGAGCTCGGGGGCAGCGGTGCCGGCCCCTTCTACGGTCTGCTTCCGCTGGAGGAGTGCAGGCTGTTCACCATGGACCGCCTACCGCCGGACGGCAGCCCGCGGGGATTCCATCACGTGAACCATCCGAACGCTCTGCAAGGAGACCTGTTCCTCCACATCATCGAGATGGGCTGCACAGACCTATGCCTTATCGGCGTGACTGGACCCCTCAAGGGCCGCATGCTCACCGGTAACGCGGATGGCTTCTGGCCCCCGAATGTCTCTTCGGCCCGAGACTTCCTCTCCTGGTACGAACGCTGGCTGGACCACATGCGGGATGGCAAGGACAACGGAGCTCTGGGGCTTACCTCCCCGGCGACCGTCGCCAGCGCCCCCTGGGGCCCCCGGGCCAGAGCCCGGAACACCCTGCGGCCGCAAGCCGCAGAGCATTGA
- a CDS encoding alpha/beta fold hydrolase, whose protein sequence is MTEYLAVDGGTIAYEVAGSGPLIVLAHGMGDSRAAHRAVIPQLVAAGHRVAAVDLRGCGESSVGWSAWSRTAIAGDLIAVIRHLGGPAVLVGHSISGGAATIAAAQEPSLITAVVELAPFTRKQSIRLGDLRVKRFRRGMLRLLGAGVFGSVLLWRSYLDVAYPGVKPAHWAERLGRIDSLLREPGRMKALQGMGCSAPTDAGAQLGNVRCPVLVVMGTLDPDWADPHAEGSAIVDALPSGLGSLEMIEGAGHYPHDQFPDQVLSLMLAFLRSVAARA, encoded by the coding sequence ATGACCGAGTACCTTGCCGTCGACGGCGGCACGATCGCTTACGAGGTGGCGGGGTCCGGCCCGCTGATCGTTCTCGCACATGGCATGGGCGACAGCCGCGCCGCGCACCGTGCCGTGATCCCACAGCTGGTGGCGGCGGGCCATCGGGTCGCCGCAGTCGACCTGCGCGGCTGCGGCGAGTCCAGCGTCGGCTGGTCGGCCTGGAGCCGCACCGCCATCGCCGGCGACCTGATCGCCGTGATCCGCCACCTGGGCGGCCCGGCCGTGCTCGTCGGCCACTCGATCTCCGGCGGCGCCGCCACCATCGCTGCGGCGCAGGAGCCCTCACTGATCACCGCGGTCGTCGAGTTGGCGCCGTTCACCCGCAAGCAGTCGATCCGCCTCGGCGACCTGCGGGTCAAGCGTTTCCGGCGGGGCATGCTGCGGCTGCTCGGCGCGGGCGTGTTCGGCAGCGTGCTGCTCTGGCGTTCGTACCTCGACGTCGCCTACCCCGGCGTGAAGCCGGCCCACTGGGCCGAGCGGCTCGGCCGCATCGACTCCCTGCTGCGCGAACCGGGCCGGATGAAGGCTCTGCAGGGCATGGGTTGCAGCGCCCCGACCGACGCCGGCGCGCAGCTCGGCAACGTCCGCTGCCCGGTTCTGGTCGTGATGGGCACGCTCGACCCCGACTGGGCCGACCCGCACGCCGAGGGTTCGGCGATCGTCGACGCCCTGCCGTCCGGCCTCGGCAGCCTTGAGATGATCGAGGGCGCCGGGCACTACCCGCACGACCAGTTCCCCGACCAGGTGCTTTCGCTCATGCTCGCCTTCCTCCGCTCCGTCGCCGCCCGTGCCTAG
- a CDS encoding sensor histidine kinase, producing MALQQAWDRQRWKTMGQHAFFVTVLALSLPGALAGANMTTGAVLSRIGPAVGLALWYAYWIALRGGADRPPLPYLVGALSGWAVMAVGDPAFLPVAMAVLSPYWLRRAWWSAGGVLVLGAAWSWQSLTTDGSVDVRALTGCVLGTAVAVTITCYVATLDHESHKRQRLLDELTATQAERAAAERQAGTLAERQRLAREVHDTLTQGFASIAMLLDAARDDLPLDSPAARRVEHAMRTARDNLAESRRLVHALRPAPLDRTHLAEAVRELTARLAEETGTEVYTVVTGRPAALPPSTEGELLRVVQEALTNARRHARAVSVSVTLSYLGDVLAIDIQDDGTGFSPVARHTGVGLITMRERIAALHGTFAVESSPGEGTTVAVTVPLPVEPSASDPSAMSGTERMAPAS from the coding sequence ATGGCACTGCAACAGGCGTGGGACCGGCAGCGGTGGAAGACCATGGGGCAGCACGCCTTCTTCGTCACCGTGCTCGCCCTGTCCCTCCCGGGTGCGCTGGCCGGGGCGAACATGACGACCGGCGCCGTGCTGTCGCGGATCGGCCCGGCGGTGGGGCTCGCCCTTTGGTACGCGTACTGGATCGCGCTGCGCGGTGGCGCCGACCGCCCCCCGCTGCCCTACCTCGTCGGGGCCTTGTCCGGGTGGGCGGTCATGGCCGTGGGGGACCCCGCGTTCCTACCGGTCGCCATGGCGGTGCTGAGCCCGTACTGGCTGCGGCGGGCCTGGTGGTCGGCCGGCGGGGTGCTGGTGCTGGGCGCCGCCTGGTCGTGGCAGAGCCTCACCACGGACGGTTCCGTCGACGTGCGGGCGCTCACGGGATGCGTACTCGGTACCGCCGTGGCGGTCACGATCACCTGCTACGTCGCGACCCTCGATCACGAGAGTCACAAGCGGCAGCGGCTCCTCGACGAGCTCACCGCCACCCAGGCCGAACGCGCGGCAGCGGAACGCCAGGCGGGCACCCTGGCCGAACGTCAGCGCCTGGCCCGCGAGGTCCACGACACGCTCACCCAGGGGTTCGCCTCCATCGCCATGCTGCTGGACGCCGCACGCGACGACCTGCCACTCGACTCCCCTGCGGCCCGCCGCGTCGAGCATGCCATGCGCACGGCCCGGGACAACCTCGCGGAGAGCCGCCGCCTCGTGCACGCCCTTCGCCCGGCGCCACTGGACCGCACGCACCTGGCAGAGGCGGTCCGTGAACTCACCGCCCGGCTCGCGGAGGAGACCGGCACCGAGGTCTACACGGTTGTGACCGGCCGCCCGGCCGCCCTGCCTCCCAGTACCGAGGGCGAGTTGCTGCGGGTCGTGCAGGAGGCACTGACCAACGCCCGGCGGCACGCCCGTGCGGTGAGTGTCTCGGTCACGCTGTCGTACCTCGGCGACGTCCTGGCGATCGACATCCAGGACGACGGCACCGGGTTCTCACCCGTTGCCCGGCATACGGGCGTTGGCCTGATCACCATGCGGGAGCGCATTGCCGCTTTGCACGGCACGTTCGCGGTCGAAAGCTCCCCCGGCGAGGGTACGACCGTCGCCGTCACGGTGCCACTCCCGGTCGAGCCTTCCGCCTCCGACCCCTCAGCCATGTCGGGCACCGAGCGGATGGCCCCGGCGTCATGA
- a CDS encoding MarR family winged helix-turn-helix transcriptional regulator produces MDNDLVWAIRMISGALRRAAADASETLPGGARAYLVLVALAEAGDKPPTQLELAGQVGLDRTVMTYLLDGLEGQGLLSRRPNPQDRRARHVILSDEGRSQLQRMRTDVAAAEARLLAELSEEQRAQFRDLLTRVALTAQRGTVKD; encoded by the coding sequence TTGGACAACGACCTGGTCTGGGCCATTCGCATGATCTCGGGGGCGCTTCGGCGCGCTGCAGCCGACGCCTCGGAGACGCTGCCCGGAGGAGCACGCGCCTACCTGGTGCTCGTGGCGTTGGCCGAGGCCGGGGACAAACCCCCCACGCAACTCGAACTGGCCGGCCAGGTCGGTCTCGACCGAACGGTGATGACCTACCTTCTCGACGGCCTGGAGGGGCAGGGTCTGCTGTCGCGACGCCCGAATCCGCAGGACCGGCGGGCTCGCCACGTGATCCTGTCGGACGAAGGCCGATCGCAACTGCAGCGCATGCGAACTGATGTCGCGGCCGCTGAAGCACGGCTGCTGGCGGAGTTGAGCGAAGAACAGCGGGCCCAGTTTCGCGACCTCCTGACCCGGGTTGCGCTCACTGCTCAGCGGGGCACCGTCAAAGACTGA
- a CDS encoding site-specific integrase — protein sequence MRPVEPVSSWFRSLALARRDAKSMRAYAYTVLMLLGFLLARGADLRSATEMDILQFRQWRRADAEDTVGVTTWDRDAAAIVSLYKHLVRIGYVRASPWRSSQGESLGSGFSTDVRVRHLELEQYLFFRDVGFGRKPVVTAWAGESPWTYASRIRDTRNTS from the coding sequence ATGCGGCCGGTGGAGCCGGTCTCCTCCTGGTTTCGCAGTCTGGCGCTGGCCCGGCGTGACGCGAAGTCGATGCGGGCCTACGCCTACACGGTGCTGATGCTGCTCGGCTTCCTGCTGGCCCGCGGGGCGGATCTGCGCTCGGCCACCGAGATGGACATCCTGCAGTTCCGGCAGTGGCGGCGTGCGGACGCCGAAGACACGGTGGGGGTGACCACCTGGGACAGGGACGCCGCCGCAATCGTCAGCCTCTACAAGCACCTGGTCCGCATCGGCTACGTCCGGGCCAGTCCGTGGCGGTCGTCGCAGGGGGAGTCGCTGGGCAGCGGCTTCAGTACGGACGTGCGGGTGCGGCATCTCGAGCTGGAGCAGTACCTGTTCTTCCGTGACGTCGGGTTCGGCCGGAAACCGGTGGTGACCGCCTGGGCGGGCGAATCACCGTGGACTTACGCCTCCCGCATCCGCGACACGAGGAACACCTCGTAG